Genomic window (Egicoccus halophilus):
GACCGGCGTGGACGTCGACGCCGCGATCCGTGCCGGCGACCCCGTCTCGGCCGACGCCACCTTCGCGACCGTGGCGGCCGAGCTGCGGGCCGCCCACCCCCCACGCCACGACCGCGGTCTGGTGGTGCTGTTCACGGGCCTGTCGGGTTCGGGCAAGTCGACCGTCGCCAACGCGCTGCGCGGCCGGCTGCTCGAGCGCGGCGACCGGCGGGTCACCCTGCTCGACGGGGACCTGGTGCGCAGGCACCTGTCGCGTGGCCTGGGGTTCTCGCCGCAGGACCGCGCCACCAACGTGCGGCGCATCGGGTACGTCGCGGCCGAGATCGCCCGTCACGGTGGGCTGGTGCTGTGCGCACCGATCGCGCCGGAGGCGGGCGTCCGCGACGAGGTCCGGACGATGGTCGAGGACGCCGGCGCCGGGTTCGTGCTCGTCCACGTCGCGACGCCGCTGGAGGTCTGCGAGCAGCGCGACCGCAAGGGCCTGTACGCCAAGGCACGCGCCGGGCAGGTGCGCGACTTCACCGGCATCGACGCGCCCTACGACGTGCCCGTCGACCCCGAACTGCGCGTCGACACGGTCGACACGACCCCCGACGCCTGCGCCACCCGGGTCCTCGACGACCTCGTCGCCCGCGGCTGGCTCACCGCCCGCTGAGCTCGTCAGCGGGCAGGAGATGGCCGGCAGGGCCATCGCGCGGCAGCGGAGGTGCCTGCACGGACAGCGTCTGCCGCCGCAGGGAACCGGCCGCATCCGCGGGTCCCGCGCACCGAGCCGGGGCCACGTTCGCACGGTTCACCCGGCGTCACCTCGCGGGGAGGGCGGCGCGCGCCGACCCTTGCCGCCTTCCCGTCCCCGCCTGCCCGGAGCCCGAGTGGCCGACGTCGAACGCATCAAGGCCGAGAGCGACTGGCTCGCCGGTGACCTCGCCGCCGAGCTCGCCGACCGCAGCAGCGACGGCGTGTCCAAGGACGCGACCCAGCTGATCAAGTTCCACGGCATGTACCAGCAGGACGACCGAGACGTGCGCCGCGAACGGCTGCAGGCCGGCCTCGGCAAGGCCATCACGATGATGGTGCGCGCCTCGATCCCCGGTGGCGTCACCACCGCCGAGCAGTACCTCGCCTGCGACCGGCTGGCCGACGAGGTCGCCGACGGCACCCTGCGGATCACGACCCGCCAGGGCCTGCAGTGGCACAAGGTGGGCAAGTTCGACGTCAAGCAGCTGATCCGGACCCTCAACGCGTCCGAGCTGACCACCATCGCCGCGTGCGGGGACGTCTCGCGCAACGTGATGGCCTGCACCGCGCCGCTGCCCGACCGCGACGACCTCACGCCGTGGGCCCGCGACCTCGCCCGCGCCGTACGCCCGCGCACGCGGTCCTACTGGGACCTGTGGCTCGACGGGGAACGGTCCGTGTCCGCCGTCGAGGAGGCGAGCGACGACCCGGACGACCTCGACCCGCTGTACGGCCCGACCTACCTGCCCCGCAAGTTCAAGATCGGGTTCGCCCACACCGGTGACAACTGCGTCGACGCGTACACCAACGACGTCGGCATCGTGCCGGTCCGCGACGACGCGGGCGGGATCGTCGCCTTCACGCTGCTCGTCGGCGGCGGGCTGGGCATGACCCACAACAAGCCGGCCACCTTCCCGCGCCTGGCCGACCCGCTCGGCGACGTCGCCCCCGAGCGGCTGACCGACGCGGTCAAGGCGATCATCACCGTCCAGCGCGACCACGGTGATCGCACCGACCGCAAGCACGCCCGCATGAAGTACCTCGTCGAGGAGTGGGGGGTCGAGCGGTTCCGCGCCACGGTCGAGGAGCGCCTGCCGTTCCGCTTCGACCCGCCGAGCGCCCCGGTGTGGGACCGGACCTCCGACCACCTCGGCTGGCACGAGCAGGCCGACGGCGCGCTGTTCCTCGGCGTGCACGTGCCCTCGGGCCGGATCCAGGACACCGACGGCGTCCGCCTGCGCACCGCGATCCGCGAGGTCGTGACCACCCACGGGCTCGGCGTGCGGTTCACCGCCGCACAAAATTTGCTGCTGTGCGACGTCCCCGTCGACGCCCGCGGTGCCGTCGAGGCCACGCTGCGCGCTCACGGGGTGACGCTGACCGGTGACCTGCCCACCGTCACGCGCAAGGCGCTGGCCTGCCCGGCGCTGCCGACGTGCGGGCTCGCCCTGGCCGAGGCCGAGCGGGCGATGCCGGACTTCCTCGCCGACCTCGACGCCCGGATGGACGCCCTCGGGATCGACGGCGACGCGCCACAGATCCGGGTGACCGGCTGCCCCAACGGCTGCGCCCGGCCCTACTCGACCGAGATCGGGGTGGTCGGACGCGGCAAGGACCACTACACGGTCCACCTCGGCGGCGACGACGTCGGCACCCGCCTCAACGAGGTGTTCGCCGACCGGGTGGGCCTGGCGCAGGTCGGGGAGCTCCTCGAGCCGGTGCTGACCGCCTGGTACGCCGAGCGCGACGGCGGCGAGACCTTCGGTGACTGGACCGACCGGGTCGGGGTCACCGCCCTGCGCGCCCGGTTCGACGCCGCCCGCTTCGAGCACCAGCGCCAGCCCGCCGCCGCCAGGAAGGCCCGCTCGTGAACGCGTTGCGTGACGACGACCGCGCGGCCGTCGGCGCGTCGGTCGCTGCCGCGTTGGACGGCGCCCGTCCGCGCCCCGACGACCGCTTCCGCGCGCTCGGGCCCGACGACGACTCGGCGTTCATCCGCCTGATGGCCGCCGAGGCCGCCGCAACGCTCGAGGACAAGCCGGCCGACCGCATCCTCGAGTGGGCCGCCGGCGTCGTGCCACGGTTTGTTGTCACCTCGTCGTTCGGCGCCGAGTCCGCCGTGCTGCTGCACCTGCTGTCCCGGGTCGCGCCCGAGGTCCCGGTGCTGTTCCTCGACACCGGCCTGCACTTCGACGAGACCCTCCGGTTCCGTGCCGACCTCGCCCGCCGGCTGGGGCTGTCGGTGGTCGACCTGCGCCCCGAACGCTCCGTCGCCCAGCAGGCGCTGCGCCACGGTGACGCGCTGTGGTCCCGCGACCCCGACGCCTGCTGCGCGATGCGCAAGACCACCCCACTGCGCACCGCCCTGCACTCGTTCGACGGGTGGGCGACCGGCGTACGGCGCTCGCAGACCCCCGAGCGCGCCGCCACCCCCGTCGTCGAGGCCCGTGAGCACGACGGTCGCTGGCTGGTGAAGGTCGCGCCACTGGTCACCTGGGACGACGACCGGGTCGACGCCTACCTGCGCGAGCACGACCTGCCACACCATCCGCTGGCCGACCAGGGCTACCCGTCGATCGGCTGCGCCCCGTGCACCGCGCGGGTCGCCCCCGGCCAGGACCCGCGGGCCGGGCGCTGGGCCGGGTTCGACGGCAAGACCGAGTGCGGCATCCACCTCGCCGACGACGGCACCGTGGTCCGCACCACGACCACGCCCGGCTGATCGGCCTCCCGCATGTTCGAACTGACGATCTCGCTGGACGTCACCGGCCGCCGCTGCGTGATCCTCGGCGGCGGCTTCGAGGCCGACGCCCGCGTCGCCTCGCTGCTGGCCGCCGACGCCGAGGTGGTGGTGATCACCCCGTCGCCCTCCTCGACCATCGAGGCGGCCGCCGACGGTGGGCGGATCCGCCTGCACCGTCGCGGTTGGCGACCCGGTGACCTCGCCGGCGCCTTCGTGGCCTACAACACCCGCGAGGACGACACGCCGGTGGAGCAGGTCTGGCAGGAGTCGCGCGACCAGCACGTGCTGCTGTCCACGCTCGACGACAAGCCGCGCTGCGACTTCGCCACCCCGGCGATCGTCCGCCGCGGCGACCTCGCGATCACGATCGCCACGGCCGGGCGCGCCCCCGCGCTGGCCAAGCGGCTGCGTCAGCGGCTCGAGGCCGAACTCGGTGAGGAGTACGCGACGCTGGTCGACGTGCTCGAGCACGCCCGCGAGCAGGTGCTGCCGCGAGCGGTCCCGTTCGAGGCGTGGGCGGCGAAGTGGTCCGAGGCGTTGGAGGACCTCGACGGCCTCGCGGCGCTGGTGCGCGACGGTCACCCCGACGAGGCGCGCGAGCGCGTCGTCGCGGCGGTCGGGAAGGGCGGCCGGTGAGCGGGTTCCTCGACGTGCCCGCCTCGGCCCCCTTCGCGCTGCCGTCGGCCACCCCCGGCACGGTGCACCTGGTGGGTGCCGGCCCGGGCGACCCGGGGCTGCTGACCCTGCGCGCCGTCCGGCTGCTGCAGACCTGCGACCTGGTCGCCTACGACCGGTTGGCGCCGCCCGAGGCGTTGACGCTGGTCCCGCCCACCGCGGAACGCATCGCGGTGGGCAAGGCCGACCCGGGCCAGCTCGGTGCCGACGTCGGCGTGCCGGGCGGGGCCGGACGGCGAGCCCGGTCCGGTGCGTCCTGCCGGGACGCTTGGTCGCAGGACGAGATCTCGACCCTGCTGGTGCTCGCCGCGCAGGACGGCCGGGCGGTCGTGCGACTCAAGGGCGGCGACCCGTTCGTGTTCGGCCGTGGCGGCGAGGAGGCGATCCGCTGCCACGAGGCCGGCGTCCCCGTCGAGGTCGTGGCGGGCGTCACCAGCGCCGTCGCCGCGCCGGGCGCGGCGGGCATCCCGGTCACCCACCGCGGTGTCGCGCCGGCGGTCGCCTTCGTCACCGGACACGAGGACCCGGCCAAGCCGTCGAGCCAACTCGACTGGGCCGGGCTCGCGGCGTTCCCGGGCACCCTCGTGTTCCTCATGGGCGTGCGGTCGCTGCCGGCGATCTGCGCCCAGTTGCAGGCCAACGGCCGCCCCGCGGACACCCCGGTCGGTGTGGTCCGTTGGGGCACCACCGACCGGCAGCAGGAGCTGGTCAGCGACCTGGCCGGCGCGGCCGAGGCGACCGCACGTGCCGGCATCGGCTCCCCCGCCACGATCGTCGTCGGTGACGTCGTCGCCCTGCGTGAGCAGCTCGGCCTGCGTCGTCGCGCGCCGTTCGTGGCCGTCCATGCCTGAACGACCGCCGCCGGCGACCCGGCGGCCACCGAGCGTCCGGCCCGCCCCCGGGCCACCTCGCGCCGTCCCCCGAGCAGAATCCCCCCGAGCCGACCCACCGAGTCCCCACGTGAGCCGACCATGAGCGCACCCTCCTCCCTCGCCGAACCGGCGCGCCTGACCCACCTCCGGCAGCTCGAGTCGGAAGCGATCCACGTCCTGCGCGAGGTCGTCGCCCAGTGCGAGCGTCCGGTGATGCTGTACTCGATCGGCAAGGACTCGTCGGTCATGCTGCACCTGGCCCGCAAGGCGTTCCACCCGGGCCGGCTCCCGTTCCCGCTGCTGCACGTCGACACGACGTGGAAGTTCCGGGAGATGATCGCGTTCCGCGACCGGACCGCGGCCGAGCTCGGCGTCGAGCTGATCGTGCACACCAACGCCGAGGGCGTCGCCGAGGGCATCAACCCGTTCGACCACGGCTCGCGCAACTACACCGACATCATGAAGACCCAGGCGCTCAAGCAGGCACTCACGGCCGGCCGGTTCGACGGCATCTTCGGCGGCGCCAGGCGCGACGAGGAACGCTCGCGCGCGAAGGAGCGGGTGTTCTCCTTCCGCGACAAGCACCACCGATGGGACCCGAAGAACCAGCGTCCCGAGCTGTGGAGCCTCTACAACGGCCGGGTCAACCCCGGCGAGTCGATCCGGGTGTTCCCGCTGTCGAACTGGACCGAGCTCGACGTGTGGCAGTACATCCACCTCGAGGGCATCCCGATCGTGCCGCTGTACTACTCCGCCCCCCGTCCCACGGTCGAGCGCGACGGCACGATCATCATGGTCGACGACGAGCGGTTCCGCTTCGCGCCGGGCGAGCAGCCCGTCGAGCGTTGGATCCGGTTCCGCACGCTCGGGTGCTATCCGCTGTCGGGCGCGGTGGCGTCACGCGCGACGACGCTGCCCGACATCATCCAGGAGATGCTGCTCGCGACCCGCTCGGAGCGCGAGGGCCGGGTCATCGACTACGACCAGGCCGGCTCCATGGAGGAGAAGAAGCGCGAAGGCTACTTCTGACCCTTCGCGCTTCGACGAACGTGCTCCTCTCGAAAGGCGCAGGACCCATGGCACACCAGAGCGAGCTGATCGCGACCGACATCGAGGCCTACCTCGCCGAGCACGAGCGCAAGGACCTGCTGCGCCTGCTCACCTGCGGCAGCGTCGACGACGGCAAGTCGACCCTGATCGGCCGGCTGCTGCACGACGCGAACATGATCTACGCCGACCACCTCGCCGCCCTGGAGGCGGACTCGGTCACCGCGGGCACCACCGGCGACCAGGTCGACCTGGCACTGCTCATGGACGGGCTCAAGGCCGAGCGTGAGCAGGGCATCACGATCGACGTCGCCTACCGCTACTTCTCCACCGCGCGACGCAAGTTCATCATCGCCGACACGCCCGGCCACGTGCAGTACACCCGCAACATGGTGACCGGGGCGTCCACGGCGCAACTGGCCATCATCCTGGTCGACGCCCGCCACGGTGTGCTCGACCAGACCCGCCGCCACAGCTACATCGCCTCCCTGCTGGGCATCAGCCACGTCGTGGTCGCGGTCAACAAGATGGACCTCGTCGACTACGACCGCGACGTCTTCACCCGCATCGCCGACGACTACCGGGCGTTCGCGGCCGGGCTCGACCTGCCCGAGCCCTACGTGCTGCCGATGTCGGCGCTCGTGGGCGACAACGTCGTGCAGCCCTCGACGGCGATGGACTGGTTCGACGGCCCGCCGCTGATGGAGCACCTCGAGACGGTCGACGTCACCGCCGACGAGGACCTCGACCGGGTGCGTTTCCCCGTCCAGCTCGTGTCCCGCCCGGACCTCGACTTCCGCGGCTTCGCCGGCACGGTCGCGGCGGGCGTGCTGCGTCCCGGGCAGGAGGTCGTCGCCCTGCCCTCGGGGATGCACAGCCGCGTGGAACGCCTCGTGACCTTCGACGGCGACCTCGAGGCCGCGCGACCAGGCCAGGCGGTGACGGTCACGCTGACCGACGAGATCGACCTGTCGCGTGGTGACCTGCTGGTCGACGCCGCACACCCGCCGGCGCGGGCGCACGAGGTCGACGCCATGCTGGTGTGGATGGCCGACGACGAGGCCGTGCCCGGCCGCCAGTACCTGCTGCTGTCGACCAACGGGGTCTCCAACGCCTCGCTGGCCACCATCACCCACCGGGTCGACGTCAACACCCTGGCGCACGAACCGGCCGAGGGACTCGGACTCAACGACGTCGCACGGGTCGTGCTCGCCGCCGACCGCGAGCTGCTGTTCGACCCCTACGCGCACAACCGGACCACCGGCTCGTTCGTGCTGGTCGACCGGCTGACCAACCTCACCGTCGGTGCCGGCATGATCACGGGGGCGGCCTCGGGCTGGGACCGCACGCCGCCGCCCGGGCTGGCCCAGCACCGCTCCAGCATCACCTCCGACGAACGCGCCGCACGGCTCGGTCAGCGCCCGGTCACGGTGTTGTTCACCGGCATGACCGGGACGGGCAAGTCCACCCTGGCCGCCGCGGTCGAGCGGCGGCTGTTCGACCGCGGACGCAGTGCCCTGCGGCTCGACGGCGAGAACCTGCGGCTGGGCATCAGCCGCGACCTGGGCTTCTCCAACGAGGACCGCTCGGAGAACCTGCGTCGCGCGGCGGAGATCGCCTCGCTCGCCTCGCGTCACGGGCTGATCACGCTGGTCGCCGTGCAGGCGCCGCAGGCACCCGTGCGCGACCGGGTCCGCGACCTGCTCGGCGCCGAGCGCTACCTCGAGGTGTTCCTCGACGCGCCCGAGGCCACGCGTCGTGCCCGCGATCCCAACGGCCTGTACGCCGCCGCCGACCGGGGCGAGCTCGCCTCGCTGCCGGGGGTCTCGAGCGACTACGACCGCCCAGGTGCCCCCGACCTGGCGCTCGACACCGGGGAGCTGACGCTCGAGGCGTGCGTCGAGGCCGTCCTGGACCTGCTCGACGAGCGCGGCTTCGTCGACGCCCGGTGATCGGCCTCGACGGGCTGCTCGCGGCGGCCGTGCTGGTCGTGCTCGTGGTGGTGCTCGTCCGCGAGCTCGTCGCGCCGGCGGCAGCGATGGTCGGCGCGGTGGTCACCTGCGTGCTGTTCGGGATCCTGCCGGCCGAGCAGGCGTTCCTGGGCCTGGCGAACCCGGCCACGATCTCGATCGCCGGCCTGTTCGTCGTCGCCCGGGCCGTCCGCGACCACGCCGGCATCGACGGCGTCATCGGCCGCTTCCTCGGCGACGGGTCCGGCGGCCCGCGGGCCGCGCTGGTGCGGTTCGTCCCCCCCGTGGTCGCACTGTCCGGCTTCCTCAACAACACCCCGCTGGTGGCCGCCGGCGCCCCGGTGATCCGGGGCTGGGCGGAGCGCAACGGTGTCGCGGCGACGAAGCTGCTGATGCCGCTGTCGTTCGCCGCCATCCTCGGCGGCACCCTGACCCTGATCGGCACCGGCCCGAACCTCGTGATCTCCGGCATGCTGGTCGCCGCCGGCGAGTCGGGGCTGTCCTTCTTCGAGCTCACCCCGGCCGGTCTGCCACTGGCCCTGGTGGGTGGTACGGCGCTGGTGCTGCTCGCGCCGCGGCTGCTGCCCGACCGGCGCACCCCCCACGAACAGGTCGCCGCCTCCGACCGCGACTACACCCTGTGCCTGCAGGTCCTGCCCGCCGGCGCCGTGGACGGCCGCACGGTGGCGCAGGCAGGACTGCGTGAGCTGTCGGGCACGTTCCTGGCGGCGGTGCGGCGCTATCCCGACGGGCAGCGACCTGCCGCGCCGGACATGGTGCTCCACGGCGGCGACGAGCTCGTCTTCGTCGGCAACGTGGACGCCGTGCGCGACCTGCTGGCGCGGCCCGGCCTGATCGAGGCGGAACGGGCGCAGACCGCGGTGCTCGACGGCGACGGACACGGGCTGGCCGAGTGCATCGTCGGGTCCACCTCGTCGCTGATCGGCACGACGCTCAAGGAGGTGTCGTTCCGCGGTCGCTACGGCGCGGCCGTCGTCGCGCTGCACCGCGCCAGCGAGCGGGTGGACGGCAAGCTCGGCGAGGTGGAGTTGCGCGCCGGTGACGCGCTGCTGCTGCTGAGCGACGCCGGCTTCGCCGAGCGCTGGAGCGGCCACCGGGACTTCGCGGTGGTCATCCCGCACGACGTCGCGACCACGGCGAGCGGATCACGCGCCTACCGCTGGCTCACGCTGGGCACCTTCGTCGGCATGGTGACCCTGGCCGCCACCGGGCTGCTCCCGATCCTGACCGCGATCCTGCTGGCCTGCGCGGTGCTGGTGGCGAGCCGGGCGATCCGCTTCGACCGGGCCCTCGACGCGCTCGACCTCGACGTCCTGTTGATCGTCGCCGCCGCCATCGGGCTGGGCAACGCCATCGCGGCGGCGGGGCTGTCGGGCGTGCTGGCCCGGGGGATCGAGACCGCGGCCGCCGCGACCACCCCGCTGCTGGCGCTCGCCCTGGTCGCCCTCGGCACGATGCTGCTCACCGAACTGCTCACCAACGTCGCCGCCGCGGCACTGATGCTGCCCATCGCGGTGGACGTCGCCCAGCGCGTCCAGGCCGAACCGACCGGCTTCGCCGTTGCCGTGGCACTGGCCGCCTCCTCGTCGTACCTCACCCCGATCGGCTACCAGACCAACACCATCGTCTACGGGCTCGGCGGGTACCGCTTCGGGGACTACTGGCGGCTCGGACTACCGCTCGCCGGGCTGAGCCTCGCCACCATCCTCGTGGTCGTTCCCCGGGTCTGGTGAGTCGTTGTCCATGCCGGACTAGCCCAACAATCTGGTCGTCGGCGAAGCTTTCCTCGCGCGAACTTTTCTGCTCCAATAGCCCCCGCGGTTGCAGTGCGAATGATCTCGCTGCCTCCGCGACAGAGCCCCCGGCGGTCCCCCCGTCTGTCGGGGGCTCTTCCCATCCCCCGAAGCACGCGAGTGCCCGTCGAGGGGCTCAGCCGGTGCGCCGGAGCTGAGCGCGGGGCGCGCGAAGGACCTACCGGGCCCCGCCCACCACGGCTAGCTCTACCTCTCGGCACTGAAGCGTTCTCACAGAAGTTTTATGGTCACGGAGCGTGGGCGTTCGATACGCTGCGTAAATTCCGGGTTGGGAGCGTCCTCGCGCTTACCGGGGGCTGGGACACAGGAGCTAGGCGATGGAACGCAAGACCGGTCGTCGTATCGGGCGCATGCGCTCGTTCGTGGTGCTGACCGCCCTGGTGGGCAGCATGTTCGCGGGCATCGGCGCCGCCACCGCCGACGAGGCGGCCCCCCAGCGCGGGATCAGCTGGGTCGGCAGCGTCACCGAGACCGTGGCCGCGGACGCCGGGGAGCTGACCACGCAGGGCATCAGCTGGGTCGGACTCCGCGGCATCAGCTGGGTCGGCGCACAGGGCATCAGCTGGGTCGGCGGCATCAGCTGGGTCGGCGCGCAGTCGCAGGGCATCAGCTGGGTCGGCGCGCAGGGGATCACCTGGGTGCGCGGCATCAGCTGGGTCGGCGCGCAGTCGCAGGGCATCAGCTGGGTCGGCGCGCAGGGGATCACCTGGGTGCGCGGCATCAGCTGGGTCGGCGCGCAGTCGCAGGGCATCAGCTGGGTCGGCGCACAGGCCCGCGGCATCAGCTGGGTCGGCTGAACCCACCCGGTAGCACCACAGAACTCCCGGCCGGCCGGCTCCGCACTCGTGGGGCGGCCGGCCGGTCGCGTCGGCGCCGTCCGCGCCGACCGCTCCGCATCGCGACACAGCGCAGGGTGGTGTGAGAAACCGCAGGATCGAACTCTACGTCGCCAGCTGGGCGCTGTTCGCGGTCGGCATCCTCGGTGCGGTCATCCTCGCCACCGGGGTCGAGCCGCCCTCGCTGCTGCACCTCGTGATCCTCGTGGTGGCCATCGCCGCCGGTGAACGCATCGAACTGCGCTTCACCTTCGACCGCGCGACGATCGCGCTCACGCTGGTCGAGGCCGCGATCGCGGCCGGGCTGCTGCTGACCTCACCCACCGAGGCCGTCGTCGCCACCGGACTCGGCATGCTCGGTGGGCAGACCCTCCGGCGACTCGACCTGGTCAAGACCAGTTTCAACACGGCACAGGCCATGGTCGGTACGGCCGCGGCCGCCACGATCCTGCATCTGGCCCCGCCGATCGGTCCGCTGGTCAACGACCTTCCGGTGTTCGCGGTCATCGCCGGGATGATCGCCTACGTCGGGGTCAACGCCGTCGCGATGCTGGGTCTGGTCACCATCACCGACGGTCCCCTGGGCCGCGAGGGCCTGCTCCGACAACTCCCGCTGCTGGGCACGATCGCTCTGGGCAACACGGCGATCGGGGTGGTGCTGGCGGCCTTGCTGATCGTCCAGCCCGCCCTGGCCCCGCTGTTCCTGGTCCCGCTCGCCGCGATCTACTTCGCCGCCCACGGCGTCCAGCGCACCTCCGACCTGCTCGAACGCGTCCGCACCGACCGTGACCGGCTCACCCGCGTCATCGACGGCACGGCCGACGGCATCGTCCTGCTCGACCGCGACGGCACGATCCAGGTCTGGAACGCGGCGATGGAGGAGCTGACCGGGTTGACCGCGGACCGGGTCGTGAACCGCCCGGTCGAGCGCGTGCTCACCCCGTCGCTGCGGGAGGGCGACAGCGAGGTCTCGGGCCGGTGGCTCATCGACGAGGCCCACGAGGGTGCGCAGCACCGGGAGTTCGACGCCCGGATCCGCCATGTCGACGGGCGCGCGCACGAGGTGCGGGAGAACCACTCGCTGCTCTTCGACGACCGCGGCCGCTGCATCGGTGACGTCGTCGTCGTCCGCGACGTCACCAAGCAGCGCGAGCTCGAACGCCTGCGGGGCGACTTCGTGGCCCGGGTGTCCCACGAGCTGCGCACGCCGCTGACCCCGATCCGCGGGTTCGCCTCCGTCCTGCTGCGCAAGGGCGACCAACTCGATGTCTCCAGTCGCCAGGAGGCCCTCGAGCGGATCGTGGAGCGCTCCGACCACCTGGCGGCCGTGGTCGAGGACCTGCTGCTGGTCACCCGCCTCGACCAACAGGAGATCGACGACCTGGTCCACCCGGTCCCGACCGATCTCGAGCCGGTGCTCGAGGAACTCA
Coding sequences:
- a CDS encoding sensor histidine kinase encodes the protein MRNRRIELYVASWALFAVGILGAVILATGVEPPSLLHLVILVVAIAAGERIELRFTFDRATIALTLVEAAIAAGLLLTSPTEAVVATGLGMLGGQTLRRLDLVKTSFNTAQAMVGTAAAATILHLAPPIGPLVNDLPVFAVIAGMIAYVGVNAVAMLGLVTITDGPLGREGLLRQLPLLGTIALGNTAIGVVLAALLIVQPALAPLFLVPLAAIYFAAHGVQRTSDLLERVRTDRDRLTRVIDGTADGIVLLDRDGTIQVWNAAMEELTGLTADRVVNRPVERVLTPSLREGDSEVSGRWLIDEAHEGAQHREFDARIRHVDGRAHEVRENHSLLFDDRGRCIGDVVVVRDVTKQRELERLRGDFVARVSHELRTPLTPIRGFASVLLRKGDQLDVSSRQEALERIVERSDHLAAVVEDLLLVTRLDQQEIDDLVHPVPTDLEPVLEELIETFAEREPTRTILFSAEPGTGAALADPARARQIVAALLDNACRYSPQDAPVEVTLDQTGDDIRVRVIDSGPGVPREHRQSIFEQFHRLEDPLTMRTGGVGLGLFIGRRLAQAMHGELDLELTKPATGSRFVLRLPAAIPVTRVRRQDLTG